Part of the Vigna unguiculata cultivar IT97K-499-35 chromosome 3, ASM411807v1, whole genome shotgun sequence genome, AAAATTCTAGGACTTGCTTTGGAACACTTTTAGAAACTCTTCCACAACTAAAATCCTTTACATTTATTCTTCACTTGCCTTTGTCAACGTCTCTGCCCTCACATTTCAACTTGATCCATACTTGATACGCAACCACTGACTTATATACCACACTGGCGATCACAAGCGATATACAACCCTAAGCGAAACCAAAACTCTTAGTCCAAGCACCACCTTTATAACTTGTATCTTTGAATTAGATCATGTGTGTTAATCACTTTGGCACCAACTATCGCAAACACCTTTTCAATTACTTAAgacttttcttttcctttcctcCTTCATTGTGCTTTGACATTACAAGTTGCCATTCCcaacaaaaataaacttaaagATGTGCCTTGTATTCTAATACTTGAAACCCTCCACCTTATGTCCAAGGTCAAACATTTCTCTTGTGTGAGCTATATTACTTAAAACATCCCTCCTACTCTTGAATTTAATGTTGCTACGTTTTGAGAAATCTAACCATATCTTTCTGGTTGTTGAACTTAACATAACACTTCTATGATACTCCATTCTCCTCAAAAGACTGCCTTTCCCTCTACTTAGGAAGCACCAACCTACCTGACTGAACATCAAGCTCTGCCTCATCTTAGTCTCCCACTAGAGATTTGTCTTTTTTATACACTTCATAGTATCTACCATTTTAGCTTTAACTTCAAACCTTCCACAACTTTCCTCCTCAAACCTCAAAGATTGTCAGGATGTAGAACCAAATTGATTTCTAGAAAAtttgtatcttttaaaataataaaactcgactataataattttatttatactaaaactttttaatattaaaacaatcaagtctcattattttcaaattactaTCAGTAAacatcatttttcaaaattttacatatttaacaaaaaatgtttttaaatttaattaaaattataaaattataagttaaaaaaataaaataaaataatttaaatatataattataaaatataaaattataaaattataagtttgtaattttatagttttataatttcatattttataattttgtaattccataattttaaaatttcatagtAATTTTATAACCttactattttataattttataatttttttattttgtaattttagaattttagaattctaaaattttaatattctaaattataaaattttaaaatacaaatttacataattaaaaaaatagaattacaaataattaaaatatttaactatagaaaataaaatataaaattacaaaattataaaattaaatttttaaaattgtaaaatactaaaaatctaataattctacattcttgaattttaaaattttaaaattttagaaattcaattttataattttatagttaaatattttaattcttaggtaattctatttttttaattatataattttgtattttagaatttataattttaattgcatttaaaatcaatttttttaatataattaatttttaagatcTCGTTATCACGATATTTTGTAATCTATgacgatatttaaattaattgcaATTGCAGTACAACATAATCTCTACGTcataaaattaacaaacattAATCACAGaaaaatttaactataaatacttaattaaaaaattttaaaactaaaaattattaaaatgttgaaaatccaataaaaactaaaaatttaattaaaagttctCGATATTTAAAACTTGTTTAATTAGTTTTACTTTGACATTGACTTCAATTCTGAGCTAATCTTGAACTATACAGAATTTCGGCttttgtgttatatatattagtgtgtgagtttaacataatattttgtatgtaCGTGGAATTATGAGAAACAAATAAAGGATACAATAACTtatgaaaggaagaaaaagcTAAGTTATCTGTTCTTCCTTCAGTCTTAGACTTGGCACTGGTCGTTGCTCACTGCCCCCAACACCTCTGCTACTGAAACTATGCTTCTTCTCATCAGTAATGGCATTCTGTGGTTTCAGCTGTGATGAACTATTGTTTGCAAGTGTGTGACTATTAGTCTTAGCTGCTGGTACATCATGATTATGTTTTCCTTCATATGTTGTTATTACAGCTTTAGGATCCGTCGAAGCCCTCTCAACATGCTTCCGAACATTGCAACCTGGGGTCGTGCACTTGTAATAgctcctatatatatatatcacaaaacCATGCATGACTGAGTATGAGGAATAACTAAGCATCATGGAAACCATGTTTCTTGGAAGTTGGTTACAATGTTAAGTCAAATGAATGTATGAGTGGCTCTATTTGTCTGTTCTTACTAGACCGTAACCCATTTTGTTAAGAGACAAATCAAATGTGGAGGAAAAGCAATATCACCTTGGATATGGGTTTCCTTTGACAACTTTCTGCCCATATTTGCGCCATCTATATCCATCATCCAACAGATCCACTTCACTTGTTGTTTGCACTATGATTCTGGGCTCTGCCACAGTTCTATGCAAAGAGGCTGGATCCTggaatctggcttctgtgttTCTGCGAAAGAACAAAACTTTCCAAAATCACATAAGGTCAAATAATTGTCCCACCACAGGTTTATATGAACTAAATCCTTACCTCCTCTTGGGATCAGGTTCATCATTTTTCTGATCCACTTCAGTTTCATGATCACCTACTTCCTCACTGTCACTTGTTCCAGATTCTAGATCCATCTGAGACACCGACTGAGAACTCATCTCTTCTTTCAACCTATCTGATGAATTCTCAGTTGATGTTGTTAGGGTGCCTTTTGTGGTCTTACGTTGATGGTTGTGCTCTCCTTTGTAGATAATTGCAGTTACATGACCCTCAAGAGATCGCTCAAGCTTTTTCTTAACAGGACAATTTGGATGTGTGCATTTGTAATAACTTCGAGAGAAGTCACTACCCTTTACATGTTTCTGCCCATACTTCCTCCAGTTGTAGCCATCATCATTAGGCTTCTCAACAATGACAGCGGAAGACTGTAACTTTTTGTCAGAGTGAGAAAAACCAAAGGATTCTGTCATCACAGAAGCTGGCACTGATGCGGGTTGTGGTATCAGGTGCTGTGTCAGAGAGGTGGCAGGAAGTGCTGCTGCAGAGAATGGATGTTCAGCTTCAATTTGCTGCTGTGTCATTCCAAAGTGTCCCTATATTACAGGCTTTGAATATGTTATACAAAATATTGATTAGGATTCCAAAAAGTGATGCTGCAGAATTTTCTAATAATTTCTGTCTAGATATGTTAAATCTCATACAATAATTTCTCTTGCTTTTGGTAGGTGTCACGTGAAATGAATGAGAAATACCTTTGAAGAAACTTTCTGTATCATCATAAGATATCCCAAAAGGAACCCAACCCCATCTTCCCTAATCAATGAATGAACTTTAAAGACAACTTTCAGAAAGTCATACTTAAGAAAACCTATGCAGTGACCAAAATTCAAGGCTATATGGTCATCATGTACCATATTTATCCTAACGTCCTAACGTAAAATCTACATAcccacacattttattttatcatatttcttgatttaaaaataaaaattaattatgtaaagATCTAAGATTACATAAATTTAGGAAAGGCATAAATATGCGGTGGGAACAAATATAGCAAATGAGATGTGTTACTTGAGTAGATGAATCGGGAAAGAACCGAGGAGGGGTGGGGTCCATCATAGCGCCGGCAAGAAACTCCGAGAACGATTTATACTCATCGCCGTCGCCGAACAAGCTAGAAAGCAGAGTCAGGGGATCGGGGCTATACCCCGCGGTGTCCCCGCCGTTGAAAACGCTCTCTGCGGTAGCGCGTGGGCGGAGATCACTTCTGGGACGCGCCGCCGTGGAGTGTGGTGCTCCCTCTCCATTTCCACCGCCAACCATTCACCTTGAATGAACCaagacttaaaaaaaaaaaaccttcttttttctttctttttttctatcctCAACCAAACCCAATCAAAATATCCAACCTTTATGCTCTGTGTATGTTATACAATGATTCTTGTGTTCTGGTTGGatgatttgactttttttgGTTTCGTGGATCTCAAACTCAATTCTCAATTTCGGCAAAAAGTCCACGCCTCTGATACTGCAGGAAAAAACCCACAGTTCGGCTCCCGCatcttctcttctctctcacgTATCaacaaagttatatatatttgatttttttttaattgcataatggtatcatcattttctttcttatctACAAAACTGAGCACGAGGAACATTATTCTGTAATTTAAGTAACAGTGAAACATAACTTCCTTCTATTTCGTCCAAGGTTCATGTTAGATTGTccactattaaaaaatatcattaaagtGATTTTACCTGAGCTTAATCTCATGTTAAAAAATGATTGTATTTATGCATATTTTTGAAGTTAGTTTTGAatgtaaaagtaaaattgtAAGTGACGGGTCTTTGTGTTTCATTCTGATTATGATTTACGAGAAAAATGAGAACGATGCGTGAAGAAGGGTGAGGGGATTTGAGCATTGTCGATATTGCCCTCAAAAGAGTCTAGAAATTACATGGATTCAGGGAAGGTGCACCAATAGTGTGTGGTAACGTGAGGGGCAGTAGTGAGAAAGGAGTAATTTTGTTGCGTTGTGTTTGTCTTTGTGAAGATAAAATAAGGACCAAACTCAGTCAAGTCACAAAAACTGACAACAACGTTTGTCACTATAATACTCAGGGAAGTTTTGCCGCCACAGGAGGATGATAAAGATAGGttcaaggattttttttttaaattaaaaaacaaattacttggtttttaatttatttaaaaaattacgtACGAAAGAGTTAAACAATAACAATgccatttattttcattttctttaaactTCTTAAAAATACTTacttttccatttcttttataTGGGATTATTTAGTAAGAagcaataaatttaaaatttgttattataattaaaagtattttaaagactaaataaatgttatataacAGATGGTGGTTTTATTTTCTACTCTaattatgaatttgaaatttaattttaaatgatgaaaaaaaatataattctgttagcgacttttttttttatatttttcttaagagGGAAAGCCTTATTTCAATACTTTATATATGCAACTTGGTAAGTCTCTCACGATCTCTCgtattctattttcttttggtGTGAATCGTGACaggaaatttttatttttttattacttttttattctcaaattcagaatatttttttatttatataaacttaaaaacttGATGTTTCTAGTTATcgtaatttaacaaaaaataataatcttttggGTTGAAGAAACACTAAAGATTTTTGTTTcgattataaattatttaacataataaatgtttttattttcaaaatattcgTTGAAAATTaggtaaataaaaatagatagaaggattaaatcatatataaaactaaaaaatcagAAGGAATAAAGACacaaatgtataaaaaataaacttgtaTATTTTGATGGATAATTACGTTGTTATATCAAACAAATCATATGTGGATCTGTGGCGCAATGGTAGCGCGTCTGACTCCAGATCAGAAGGTTGCGTGTTCGATTCACGTCAGGTTCActgttttgcatttttttattactgTTAATTAATGTAACAatggtttcatttttttattaaaaagtaaatatcaaaaaattttctgttcaattattcattttaatcgTGAGTATTCAATATtcgtatattattttttttttcaaatgacattcatattttgcatatttttgataaaatgatttcttttattttaaaaaactatattcattgaatttgaataaaaactataaaaactaaaatttcaagtttaaaattttaaaatctaagtTTTTTATatgcaaaaaattaaaacaaattataaataaagacAAGTGACgatatcattataaatataagaggataatgtCATTTAAATGACAAATACCTAGTATCGATAATGTAAGCCCCTTTTTCAGCTTATAAAggtttgggcctggccttttggTAGGCCCAAGACCAGTCCTCCAAAGGACCTAATACCCCTTCCAGCTGACTCATTATTCACTTGTCAcattttcaaaaacaactccTTCCTCTCCTTCTCATATCTCCAGCAAggtgctctgctagggcacaatACTCTTTCATCTCCGAGCTAGCAAAGACCATTCCACCTTCAAGTAAGTTGaaccttaaggttttggatcTGTTTTCCTCCTCTTTTCACCGTTTAAGTGTGTTGGTTTGGTTAGGGTTTAGTCTCATACCCTAGTTTGTCTTCGTTCTATGTTTCAGCTCACTGCTCTAGCCCTTGGAGCTGAAGTACTCCTTAGTTGCGGGTCTGTTGCGTTTTATTAGCACCTaagcaaggtaagggaagctagttttttttttcgtctttCGTTGTAGGTGCTTGTTTTCCCTTCTGTTGTGGCATAAAATGAGTTGGAAAATGTTTGTGCTTGTGTGAGATCAAAAGTAAGATGTTTGGTTTGATTGTTTCTGGGTTGCATGCGTAGAACAGTGGGGGAGAACtggtattctcgcccaagcgagctcgtctctcCTAGGTGAGAATAGCATAAGCTCGCCCAAGATTCTGCCTCGAGCGCTCGCCTAAGCGGCCAGTTCACGTTTTGAGCGACGCCCctgtctcgctcaggtgagaaggcctcgcctaagcgagagctcatGAAATCTCCCAGGGGTCATTgttgcagtctcgcctaagcgagagcccaCAGCTTGAGCGAGGTAATctttctcgcctgagcaaggTTGGTGCAATGGTGCATGCTGTCATTGTTTTTTGGACTGTTTAGATGATTTGTTACATGTCTTATCTAGATTATTCTTCCTAAACAAGATGTACGTGAATATGCTTGGGTGTTTGAATTTTATGAATGAAATTGGCATGCTTGGTATGAGATTGATCATGGATTTATGGATTTGTGATGTCTTAACATGAGAATTGGATGAATGAAATAAATGAGGTGGTAAttgtatgagaaacatgattcTGATTGTGAgatagacgtaattccatgagtctcgtggggagatctcatggtggtgtgtagtgtatatattaagataaggattcaagtaaggatcacatcccgaaactctaaagggtcagtgtgTCTCAtatagagcaaactgacccaagtggtgagagtagcgggaggccctagtctctggcaggataatggccttagacgcttaaaggctaaccttgtgtgtggtagggtgaaacccattggcaatggctctacagagcagtagaggccaccacaagtgcaagcatccggtgaatccgatcttagtatatgtatccggataattgagtcatagtgtcttgcttgGTTGCTCTAACATGAATTGATGCCACTTTGATGTATGCTTGAGAACTGTTTTAAGTACCTGTTTGCTATAACATGTTAAATTCATctttcactagcttaccctttcatgTTTCGTGTATGTTCTTGT contains:
- the LOC114179749 gene encoding probable WRKY transcription factor 4, whose product is MVGGGNGEGAPHSTAARPRSDLRPRATAESVFNGGDTAGYSPDPLTLLSSLFGDGDEYKSFSEFLAGAMMDPTPPRFFPDSSTQGHFGMTQQQIEAEHPFSAAALPATSLTQHLIPQPASVPASVMTESFGFSHSDKKLQSSAVIVEKPNDDGYNWRKYGQKHVKGSDFSRSYYKCTHPNCPVKKKLERSLEGHVTAIIYKGEHNHQRKTTKGTLTTSTENSSDRLKEEMSSQSVSQMDLESGTSDSEEVGDHETEVDQKNDEPDPKRRNTEARFQDPASLHRTVAEPRIIVQTTSEVDLLDDGYRWRKYGQKVVKGNPYPRSYYKCTTPGCNVRKHVERASTDPKAVITTYEGKHNHDVPAAKTNSHTLANNSSSQLKPQNAITDEKKHSFSSRGVGGSEQRPVPSLRLKEEQIT